A window from Candidatus Thermoplasmatota archaeon encodes these proteins:
- a CDS encoding cytochrome c maturation protein CcmE encodes MASEKPTEPPAEPSAAPRPMSRRKKRKLIVAMVVIAATLVVIFWGWSSTGRSFLGVGTLVDESNSTNPPTVPAKYADKVIETQGVVDSWYGGQDFVLMDKDGSGKNLTVHMQGTFPEGFAIGKTVVVRGTLDGTMPLTIQATEITVGCASKY; translated from the coding sequence ATGGCCAGTGAGAAGCCGACGGAACCGCCGGCTGAGCCCAGCGCCGCGCCCAGGCCCATGTCCAGGCGGAAGAAGCGGAAGCTGATTGTGGCCATGGTTGTCATCGCTGCCACTCTCGTTGTCATATTCTGGGGTTGGAGTTCTACAGGGAGGAGCTTCCTCGGAGTGGGAACTTTGGTAGATGAATCAAACTCGACGAACCCCCCGACCGTCCCCGCGAAGTACGCCGACAAGGTCATTGAGACCCAGGGAGTAGTTGACAGCTGGTACGGCGGCCAGGATTTCGTCCTTATGGATAAGGACGGGTCTGGCAAGAACTTGACCGTCCACATGCAGGGGACGTTCCCCGAGGGCTTCGCGATAGGCAAGACGGTCGTCGTGAGGGGCACGCTTGACGGGACTATGCCTCTGACTATACAGGCGACCGAAATAACCGTTGGATGCGCTTCGAAGTATTAG
- the ccmA gene encoding heme ABC exporter ATP-binding protein CcmA translates to MIEARGISKHFGRRKVLNSLDLEVGDGEIVALMGPNGSGKTTLLRILATLTTPSGGDVLIQGRSVFEDPVPARKSIGVVGHSTYTYDDLTALENLKFYWSMNDLPSVQFKDAGVSMLRRVGLSHRMNDRAAVFSKGMRQRLAIARALIHSPKVLLLDEPFSSLDQKGVDILSQILLEERGNGRSILVVTHDIERISALADRADVLLSGRIAHSFSSGQIKQGELARSYRQASEGGIL, encoded by the coding sequence GTGATCGAGGCCAGGGGAATCAGCAAGCATTTCGGGAGACGCAAGGTCTTGAACTCGCTCGACCTCGAGGTCGGCGACGGCGAGATCGTTGCACTCATGGGCCCAAACGGCTCAGGCAAGACCACCTTGCTGAGGATACTCGCGACCCTGACGACGCCTTCGGGAGGCGATGTCCTTATCCAGGGCAGGAGCGTCTTCGAGGACCCTGTCCCTGCGCGGAAGTCGATCGGAGTCGTCGGGCACTCCACTTACACTTACGACGACCTCACGGCCCTCGAGAACCTCAAGTTCTACTGGTCCATGAACGACCTCCCTAGTGTGCAGTTCAAAGACGCTGGAGTATCGATGCTTCGCAGAGTCGGCCTATCGCACCGGATGAACGACCGCGCGGCAGTCTTCTCCAAGGGGATGCGACAGAGACTTGCGATCGCACGCGCATTGATACATTCTCCGAAGGTCCTGCTCCTTGACGAACCATTCTCTTCGCTAGACCAGAAAGGAGTGGACATCCTGTCTCAGATCCTCTTGGAAGAGCGCGGCAACGGCCGCTCAATACTCGTCGTGACGCACGACATAGAGAGGATATCGGCCCTCGCCGACCGGGCCGACGTACTCCTGAGCGGGAGGATTGCTCATTCGTTCAGCTCTGGCCAGATCAAACAGGGAGAGCTCGCGCGCAGCTACAGGCAGGCTTCCGAAGGAGGCATCCTATGA
- a CDS encoding cytochrome c biogenesis protein, whose product MNKSKLALVLAAVAVALLLLTVWMALYYATIPQTSVKSADEVLSSIEGRGIRVAGFVCARLPGPDPVAENLGATVFSIADFSDFLNYRDAVMDGRLNETWWTVRPLDVLVRSTNEDIRSKIALGANLSVLGTVSSLELGPNSNVTGLSLEVSGADNVLIGTSASQFDILTAPVAQKIFYFHMPSAWISYVAFFTTLLASALYLKTRDQKYDRWAHSAAELGVLFATIAISTGPVWAKEEWGVYWRWNDSKLVTTFILWLVYIGYLMLRASVVDQGTKARVSAVYGIIGFITVPMSLLSARVAPLLRSSHPVVIAIKGGGLSPEAGMTIGVALLAFTALYITMLIKRVEIAEADEELEELKRNVGEEES is encoded by the coding sequence ATGAACAAGTCCAAGTTAGCGCTTGTGTTAGCCGCGGTCGCAGTGGCGTTGCTGCTCTTGACCGTCTGGATGGCGCTGTACTACGCCACGATTCCGCAGACGAGCGTCAAGTCGGCAGACGAGGTGCTCTCCTCCATTGAGGGGAGGGGAATCAGAGTTGCCGGATTCGTCTGTGCCAGGTTACCGGGCCCGGACCCCGTCGCCGAGAACCTGGGAGCGACGGTTTTCTCAATTGCGGATTTCTCGGACTTCCTGAACTACCGGGACGCAGTCATGGACGGCCGACTGAATGAGACCTGGTGGACCGTCAGACCTTTGGATGTGCTGGTCAGGTCCACGAACGAGGACATACGCAGCAAGATCGCGCTCGGAGCGAACCTCTCGGTTCTCGGGACCGTTTCATCGTTGGAGCTGGGCCCGAACTCCAATGTGACGGGCCTATCGCTGGAGGTATCGGGCGCAGACAATGTCCTCATAGGGACTTCTGCGTCGCAGTTCGACATCCTCACCGCCCCTGTTGCCCAGAAGATCTTCTATTTCCACATGCCCTCCGCATGGATCTCATATGTTGCGTTCTTCACGACGCTTCTCGCGAGCGCCCTTTATCTCAAGACGAGGGACCAGAAATATGACAGGTGGGCGCATTCGGCGGCGGAGTTGGGAGTGCTTTTCGCCACCATAGCGATTTCGACCGGGCCAGTCTGGGCAAAAGAGGAGTGGGGCGTGTACTGGCGTTGGAACGATTCGAAGCTCGTGACCACATTCATCCTGTGGCTCGTATACATAGGCTACCTGATGCTCAGGGCCTCGGTGGTCGATCAGGGCACGAAGGCCAGGGTGTCCGCGGTCTACGGGATAATAGGGTTCATCACCGTGCCAATGAGCCTTCTGTCCGCCAGGGTCGCCCCATTGCTGAGGTCGAGCCACCCAGTTGTCATTGCAATCAAAGGCGGAGGGCTTTCGCCGGAGGCCGGCATGACGATAGGGGTCGCCCTGCTCGCCTTTACGGCCCTGTACATAACAATGCTAATAAAGAGGGTGGAGATTGCGGAAGCAGATGAAGAGCTTGAAGAGCTCAAGAGGAACGTAGGAGAGGAGGAGTCATGA
- a CDS encoding heme exporter protein CcmB gives MREALTLASKDLKVELRSKEMVSAMFLFSLLIVLAFRFGFSDALAAGDISIEDLAASSLWICFSFAAIIGMNTAFAKEKDRETLEGLLLCPIDRSLLFLGKALSSFVIVFIVDILSIAFFALFFSYGYGGHGLEVVGVAVLGTATLVLVGTLVAAISVNARAREVLLPILLIPLIAFTVIIPCVTATRNAILGDITESLRELLSIAGYAVVFGVAGYLAFDYVVEG, from the coding sequence ATGAGGGAGGCACTCACTCTGGCATCCAAGGACCTCAAGGTCGAGCTTCGATCGAAGGAGATGGTCAGTGCCATGTTCCTGTTCTCCCTCCTGATAGTCTTGGCCTTCAGATTCGGATTCTCTGATGCACTTGCGGCTGGGGACATCTCCATCGAGGACCTCGCGGCCTCCTCCTTATGGATATGCTTCTCCTTCGCAGCGATCATAGGGATGAACACGGCCTTCGCCAAGGAGAAGGACAGGGAGACCCTCGAGGGACTGCTGCTTTGTCCGATAGACAGGAGCCTCCTCTTCTTGGGAAAGGCTCTGTCATCCTTCGTTATCGTGTTCATCGTCGATATCCTGTCGATCGCATTCTTCGCCTTGTTCTTCTCGTACGGATACGGTGGTCACGGTTTGGAGGTCGTGGGAGTCGCTGTCCTCGGGACTGCTACGCTTGTGCTGGTAGGCACTCTTGTCGCTGCCATATCGGTCAATGCGCGTGCACGTGAGGTATTGCTGCCGATACTACTGATACCGTTAATCGCCTTCACCGTGATCATCCCATGCGTTACGGCAACAAGGAACGCAATCCTGGGGGACATAACCGAATCCTTAAGGGAGTTGCTTTCCATAGCTGGCTACGCTGTCGTGTTCGGTGTCGCAGGTTATCTCGCCTTCGATTACGTTGTGGAGGGCTGA
- a CDS encoding CcmD family protein, which yields MSNSFTAVYIAYSIVWVGVFAYLVYMHIRQRTVERDIRTLKEEVRKHGQ from the coding sequence ATGAGCAACTCGTTCACAGCGGTCTACATAGCGTACTCGATTGTCTGGGTCGGCGTGTTCGCATACCTCGTCTACATGCATATCAGACAGCGCACCGTCGAGCGGGACATCAGAACCCTGAAGGAGGAAGTGCGCAAGCATGGCCAGTGA